The genomic window gaaacaattttttgtgttCTGTTCTGTTATTCAACACAACCACCATAGATATATACTTTTAGCAACAGTTTCTATTTCAATAACCATAGATATATACCTATAGCAACAGTTTTTTCCATTACaaaacactttttttcttcttcaattttaatttctaGTATTTATGAAACTCCCAACTTTTGCAGACCCAGAATCACTTTCTTACGTTTATACCTTACTTCAAAATTCATTTGATCAAATGAATAATCCCAACAACAATAACAGTGCTACTTCAACAAATACCAGAAAAAGACGCAGAAAAAATGAAgatggtggtgatgatgatgatgataataatcaCCATGGttcaatcaacaacaacaatgaaGCTGGTGGCAAAAacaagaagaacaagaaagaagaaataaaaggtATTCTCACATCAATTCTCTTGTTTGATGAACAAGAGAAACTTGAAAATCAACAGAGTAAAAAAGTCTCAGAGGATGAGAAATTCTCTCTAGAGACAAATcataagaagaaaacaaaagcCATGGTTGATTATTACTCCAATCTTGATGATAGTTTTAGCCAAGTTGAAGAATCAGAGAGagttagaagaaaaaaaacaagaaacatGTCAAATTCTGTTGCTATTGCTGCTACTTTTAGCGACGGTTTAGAAGAAGCAACAAGTGAAGGTATAGCTAATGATGTTAATGGTGGTAAATCTGGTGGTTCACAGAGAAGACTTTGGGTGAAGGATCGTTCAGGATCATGGTGGGATGAATGTAACAATGAAGATTTTCCTGAACATGAATTTAAGAAAGCTTTTAGAATGGGAAAATCAACTTTTGATTTAATCTGTGAAGAATTGAATTCAGCAATTGTGAAAGAAGATACAACTTTGAGAAATGCAATTCCAGTTAGACAAAGAGTAGCTGTTTGTCTATGGAGATTAGCAACAGGTGATCCTCTTAGAATTGTTtcgaaaaaattcggtttaggTATATCGACTTGTCATAAACTTGTTCTTGAAGTTTGCACTGCTATTAAAACTGTTCTTATGCCTAAGT from Trifolium pratense cultivar HEN17-A07 linkage group LG1, ARS_RC_1.1, whole genome shotgun sequence includes these protein-coding regions:
- the LOC123916418 gene encoding protein ALP1-like; the protein is MKLPTFADPESLSYVYTLLQNSFDQMNNPNNNNSATSTNTRKRRRKNEDGGDDDDDNNHHGSINNNNEAGGKNKKNKKEEIKGILTSILLFDEQEKLENQQSKKVSEDEKFSLETNHKKKTKAMVDYYSNLDDSFSQVEESERVRRKKTRNMSNSVAIAATFSDGLEEATSEGIANDVNGGKSGGSQRRLWVKDRSGSWWDECNNEDFPEHEFKKAFRMGKSTFDLICEELNSAIVKEDTTLRNAIPVRQRVAVCLWRLATGDPLRIVSKKFGLGISTCHKLVLEVCTAIKTVLMPKYLQWPNEDSLRKIKTEFEGISGIPNVVGSMYTSHVPIIAPKISVAAYFNKRHTERNQKTSYSITVQGVVDTNGVFTDVCIGWPGSMPDDQVLEKSALFQRANNGGLLNGVWIVGSSGYPLMDWVLVPYSQQNLTWTQHGFNEKIGEIQKVAKDAFARLKGRWSCLQKRTEVKLQDLPVVLGACCVLHNICEMKGEKLDPELKVDIIDDEMVPEVGLRSVNSLKARDAIAHNLLHHGLAGTSFL